In one window of Frigoriglobus tundricola DNA:
- a CDS encoding SDR family NAD(P)-dependent oxidoreductase, producing the protein MSKKLEGKVAIITGGSAGIGLATAKQFVEEGAFVYITGRRQAELDAAVRAIGSNVTAIRADVSKLADLDRVYAQIGKEKGRVDIVFANAGLGELVPLGSITEEHYDTTFNVNVKGLLFTVQKALPLMPDGGSIVLNASIVSIKGFPAFSVYSATKAAVRSFARSWTTDLKSRGIRVNAVSPGPIDTPLLNQTFSDPDHMKALAATVSMGRLGRPEEIAKAVVFLASADASFVTGVELFVDGGAAQV; encoded by the coding sequence ATGTCGAAGAAACTCGAAGGTAAGGTGGCGATCATCACGGGCGGCAGCGCCGGCATCGGTCTCGCCACGGCCAAGCAGTTCGTGGAGGAGGGGGCTTTCGTCTACATCACCGGTCGCCGTCAGGCCGAACTCGATGCCGCCGTCCGCGCCATCGGTTCCAACGTAACAGCCATCCGCGCCGACGTCTCCAAACTCGCCGACCTCGACCGCGTCTACGCCCAGATCGGTAAAGAGAAGGGCCGCGTCGATATCGTCTTCGCCAACGCGGGGCTCGGCGAGCTCGTCCCGCTCGGCTCCATCACCGAGGAGCACTATGACACGACCTTCAACGTCAACGTCAAGGGGTTGCTCTTCACCGTGCAAAAGGCCCTTCCGCTGATGCCCGACGGCGGGTCGATCGTCCTGAACGCGTCCATCGTCTCCATCAAAGGGTTCCCGGCCTTCAGCGTGTACTCGGCCACCAAGGCGGCCGTTCGCTCGTTCGCTCGGTCGTGGACGACGGACCTCAAGAGCCGCGGCATCCGGGTGAACGCCGTCAGCCCCGGTCCGATCGACACCCCGCTGCTCAACCAGACGTTCTCCGACCCGGACCACATGAAGGCCCTCGCCGCGACCGTCAGCATGGGCCGCCTCGGGCGCCCGGAAGAGATCGCCAAGGCGGTCGTCTTCCTTGCGTCCGCGGACGCCAGCTTCGTCACGGGTGTCGAACTCTTCGTGGACGGCGGGGCCGCGCAGGTCTGA
- a CDS encoding DUF4339 domain-containing protein: MDPVWYFVVNGAQTGPVSFAELKAAAAAGKLSPGDLAWQEGTADWVPAGTVVGVFSPARPQPGAVPLPAAGPEPLSLDDEPPRRNRSRRPRRARDDAEPSGMPDWLQLIPVLIRRATNPDRSRIAPVPDEESALGRAGVMDPTARKFAVWRRSVLFVAAVPCAFAALFGLVDMIGMNKEEREPFSTFGLLLLYLQAFALFSLPAAAVLGALSYDRLAASARWVLVGGLVSFGVPLAVAFVPGDWLIDLKMTSSTTVQEAEAARGAVGAVLGVQFYLLLMPAVLSLLPAVSRACVLMKLLLPESLVPGWGLVTSIPLCALLTLSTFVMLYHLAGNALLITGLLLWVGAPLLYLTRFDLLTRPITAPADREALVRTAFGVFGLIALGMALLIVYLFTAKFLGKTLVGFDSATSIIRPWKLELHRKWIEYVGRSLFLSVFFADLLLRIALSVWREERAFSGTAPAAAFDHTMSGLGSAVLPRGSAPPVA, encoded by the coding sequence ATGGACCCTGTCTGGTATTTTGTCGTCAACGGGGCACAAACCGGCCCCGTGTCATTTGCCGAACTGAAGGCCGCGGCCGCCGCCGGGAAGTTGTCCCCGGGCGATCTGGCGTGGCAGGAGGGCACCGCGGATTGGGTGCCCGCCGGCACCGTTGTCGGGGTGTTTTCGCCGGCCCGGCCGCAACCCGGAGCCGTCCCGTTGCCGGCCGCGGGCCCGGAACCGCTGTCCCTCGACGACGAACCGCCCCGCCGCAACCGGTCCCGGCGCCCGCGGCGCGCACGCGACGACGCGGAACCGTCCGGAATGCCGGACTGGCTCCAGTTGATTCCGGTGCTGATTCGACGGGCGACCAACCCCGACCGGTCCCGGATCGCACCCGTGCCCGATGAAGAGTCGGCACTCGGGCGGGCCGGGGTGATGGACCCGACCGCCCGCAAGTTCGCGGTGTGGCGCCGGTCGGTGCTGTTCGTTGCTGCCGTGCCGTGCGCGTTCGCCGCACTGTTCGGACTGGTCGATATGATCGGGATGAACAAGGAGGAGCGCGAACCGTTCAGCACGTTCGGCTTGCTCCTCCTATATCTTCAAGCGTTCGCCCTGTTCTCGCTGCCGGCGGCCGCGGTCCTCGGCGCGCTCAGCTACGACCGACTGGCGGCGTCCGCACGATGGGTGCTGGTCGGGGGCCTCGTGTCCTTTGGGGTCCCGCTGGCGGTCGCGTTTGTGCCCGGCGACTGGTTGATCGATCTGAAAATGACCAGTTCCACGACCGTTCAGGAGGCCGAGGCGGCGCGGGGCGCGGTCGGGGCGGTACTCGGTGTGCAGTTCTATTTGCTCCTGATGCCGGCGGTGCTGTCGCTGCTGCCGGCGGTGTCGCGGGCGTGCGTGCTGATGAAGTTGCTCCTGCCGGAGTCGCTGGTGCCCGGTTGGGGACTGGTCACGAGCATCCCCTTGTGTGCGCTACTGACGCTCAGCACGTTCGTGATGCTGTACCACCTGGCCGGCAACGCGCTTTTGATCACGGGGCTGCTGCTCTGGGTCGGGGCACCGCTCCTGTACCTCACCCGGTTCGATCTGCTCACCCGCCCGATCACCGCGCCGGCCGACCGGGAGGCCCTCGTCCGCACGGCGTTCGGCGTGTTCGGCCTGATCGCGCTCGGCATGGCGCTGCTGATCGTCTACCTGTTCACCGCGAAATTCCTGGGGAAGACGCTCGTCGGGTTCGATTCGGCGACCTCGATCATCCGGCCGTGGAAGCTCGAGCTCCACCGGAAGTGGATCGAGTACGTCGGGCGGTCGCTGTTCCTGTCGGTGTTCTTCGCGGACCTGTTGTTGCGGATCGCGCTGTCGGTGTGGCGCGAGGAGCGGGCGTTCTCCGGCACGGCCCCGGCCGCCGCCTTCGACCACACCATGTCCGGCCTCGGCTCGGCCGTGTTGCCGCGCGGGAGCGCGCCGCCCGTGGCGTGA
- a CDS encoding trypsin-like peptidase domain-containing protein yields the protein MRSVTLSSVIRLARRRLLVPAGLAAAVGLVAFTPAFSEPPPQATAGERELTPGKRRDQVVDVYDRLKASVVNIHSERTVTAPGDDPFSRQPVQPQRVNGMGTGIVLDGRGYILTNFHVVDDVSSLRIRLHDGTGHTARVVSTDKEADLALIKVDPVKALPVIGLGTSADLMVGEPVIAIGNAFGYEHSVTDGRVSFKGRDVSLNKDMGYKGLIQTSAPINPGNSGGPLLNVLGEVVGVNVAIRAGAQNIGFALQIDAVIPRAADLIGVRRRSGIRHGLVLRDAATRESTESHAKRVVSVEQVESNSPAAVAGFKIGDVLDHVDDVTVFTSIDFERGLIDRPTGQKIPVRVKRNGAAADLELVLQAGPKAPPAAGDAVWKRLGVKVAPVGAESVAKANPQLRGGLQVVDVALGSVAATAGIQKGDVLVGLHLWETLNIDNVTFVLNHKDLSTFLPLKYFVARDGKLKDGWITSVP from the coding sequence ATGCGTTCGGTGACACTTTCGTCGGTTATCCGGCTCGCACGCCGTCGGCTGCTTGTGCCGGCCGGTCTCGCAGCCGCGGTCGGGTTGGTCGCCTTCACCCCCGCGTTCTCCGAACCGCCCCCCCAGGCCACCGCCGGTGAACGCGAACTCACCCCCGGGAAGCGGCGCGATCAGGTCGTGGACGTGTACGACCGGCTGAAAGCGTCCGTCGTCAACATTCACAGCGAGCGCACGGTCACCGCCCCCGGCGACGACCCGTTCAGCCGCCAGCCGGTGCAACCGCAACGGGTCAACGGCATGGGGACGGGGATCGTCCTCGACGGCCGCGGCTACATCCTGACCAACTTCCACGTCGTGGACGACGTGTCCAGCCTCCGCATCCGCCTGCACGACGGCACCGGCCACACGGCCCGGGTGGTCAGCACCGACAAGGAAGCCGATCTGGCCCTCATCAAGGTCGATCCGGTGAAGGCCCTGCCGGTGATCGGGCTCGGCACGTCGGCGGACCTGATGGTCGGCGAACCGGTCATCGCCATCGGGAACGCCTTCGGGTACGAGCACTCGGTCACCGACGGCCGGGTGTCGTTCAAGGGCCGCGACGTGTCGCTGAACAAGGACATGGGGTACAAGGGGCTGATCCAGACGAGTGCGCCGATCAACCCCGGCAACTCGGGCGGGCCGCTCTTGAACGTACTCGGTGAGGTGGTCGGCGTGAACGTCGCCATCCGCGCCGGGGCACAGAACATCGGGTTCGCGCTCCAGATCGACGCGGTCATCCCCCGCGCCGCGGACCTGATCGGCGTGCGCCGGCGCAGCGGCATCCGCCACGGCCTCGTGCTCCGCGACGCCGCGACCCGCGAATCGACCGAGAGCCACGCGAAGCGGGTCGTCAGTGTCGAGCAAGTCGAGTCCAACTCGCCGGCGGCCGTGGCGGGGTTCAAGATCGGCGACGTTCTGGACCACGTGGACGACGTGACCGTGTTCACCTCGATCGACTTCGAGCGCGGGCTGATCGACCGGCCGACCGGTCAGAAGATCCCGGTGCGCGTGAAGCGAAACGGGGCCGCTGCCGACCTGGAACTGGTCCTCCAGGCCGGACCGAAGGCGCCGCCCGCCGCGGGCGACGCGGTCTGGAAGCGGCTCGGGGTGAAGGTCGCGCCGGTGGGGGCCGAATCGGTAGCCAAGGCCAACCCGCAGCTCCGCGGCGGTCTTCAGGTGGTGGACGTGGCCCTGGGCAGCGTCGCGGCGACCGCCGGGATTCAGAAAGGTGACGTGCTGGTGGGGCTCCACCTGTGGGAGACGCTGAACATCGACAACGTCACGTTCGTGCTCAACCACAAAGACCTGAGTACGTTCCTGCCGCTGAAATACTTCGTCGCCCGCGACGGCAAATTGAAGGACGGGTGGATCACCAGCGTACCGTGA
- a CDS encoding RNA polymerase sigma factor, whose translation MTDLARLRQLVAMTDAVPDADLLHRFVTDRDGPAFAALVRRHGPMVLAVCRRVLRHRQDAEDAFQATFLVLARRAETIKLRSPLGGWLYGVAYRTALSARRAASVRRERESRAAEMKSGELIPDNGLAAELREALDRELAALPDTYRAAVVVCDLEGLHRRDAALRLGWTEGTLSSRLARARALLARRLARYGLAVPAAGLAAVAGPEAVAHALAEPTVRLGTLVAAGEAVVAAPVAALMEGTMKAMLLLKFKALAASAVVGCAVAATALAGWRADAAGTAEPSQPDTPRAETPRRAAQKPDSGSRAVPKSDKERIAELERERDQLLKQVAELAARLDRVEAERQAARPEKRKPSAQTAEDIARAEKLVAEKLAAEKLARDIAQADKLAAEKLARDSALAEKIAAEKRVKAAQEIAQAAERRALEKLKAAQDVAAQAQKQAKEALDLAQQRDPAPKAAPPADRRPTGSPVKPTDPFAQRDLVPTAKAVVRVYTVGDLAGDEKEGEALAKVVRATVEPKSWGTDAGVEYLPGRKVLVVRQTAKAHDEVNELLVLLRSQQKAPAGR comes from the coding sequence ATGACCGACCTCGCACGCCTGCGGCAACTGGTCGCCATGACCGACGCCGTGCCCGATGCGGACCTGCTCCATCGGTTCGTCACCGACCGGGACGGGCCGGCGTTTGCGGCCCTCGTCCGCCGGCACGGTCCGATGGTGCTGGCCGTGTGTCGGCGCGTGCTGCGCCACCGCCAGGACGCCGAAGACGCGTTTCAGGCCACGTTCCTCGTGCTGGCCCGCCGCGCCGAGACGATCAAGTTGCGCTCGCCCCTCGGGGGCTGGCTGTACGGCGTGGCGTACCGGACGGCGCTCAGCGCCCGGCGGGCGGCGTCCGTCCGGCGCGAGCGGGAGTCGCGGGCTGCGGAAATGAAAAGCGGGGAGCTGATACCCGACAACGGCCTCGCGGCCGAGTTGCGGGAGGCGCTCGACCGGGAGCTGGCGGCCCTACCGGACACGTACCGAGCGGCGGTGGTGGTGTGCGATCTGGAAGGGCTGCACCGGCGCGACGCGGCTCTCCGCCTGGGGTGGACCGAGGGCACCCTGTCCAGCCGCCTCGCGCGAGCCCGCGCGCTCCTCGCCCGGCGGCTGGCGCGGTACGGCCTGGCCGTTCCCGCGGCGGGGCTGGCCGCGGTTGCCGGACCGGAGGCCGTGGCGCACGCGCTGGCGGAACCGACGGTTCGGCTGGGAACACTTGTGGCAGCCGGAGAGGCGGTGGTCGCCGCCCCGGTGGCCGCACTGATGGAGGGGACGATGAAAGCGATGCTACTTCTCAAGTTCAAAGCGCTGGCGGCTTCTGCGGTAGTCGGGTGCGCCGTCGCGGCGACCGCCCTGGCCGGGTGGCGGGCGGACGCCGCCGGGACCGCGGAGCCGTCGCAACCGGACACCCCGAGGGCGGAAACGCCCCGGCGCGCGGCACAGAAACCGGACAGCGGATCGCGGGCGGTGCCGAAATCGGACAAGGAGCGCATTGCCGAACTCGAGCGCGAGCGGGACCAGTTGCTGAAGCAGGTGGCCGAACTCGCGGCCCGGTTGGACAGGGTCGAAGCCGAGCGCCAGGCCGCCCGTCCCGAGAAACGCAAACCGTCCGCGCAAACCGCAGAGGACATTGCGCGGGCGGAGAAGCTCGTCGCGGAGAAGCTCGCAGCGGAAAAGCTCGCGCGGGACATCGCTCAGGCCGATAAGCTCGCCGCGGAGAAGCTCGCACGGGACAGCGCTCTCGCGGAGAAGATCGCGGCGGAGAAGCGTGTCAAGGCGGCACAGGAAATCGCTCAGGCCGCAGAACGTCGCGCTCTGGAGAAGCTCAAAGCCGCCCAGGACGTCGCCGCGCAGGCGCAGAAACAAGCCAAGGAGGCACTGGATCTGGCCCAACAGCGGGACCCGGCGCCGAAAGCGGCTCCGCCGGCGGACCGCCGCCCGACCGGTTCGCCGGTCAAGCCGACCGATCCGTTTGCGCAGCGGGATCTCGTGCCGACCGCGAAAGCGGTGGTACGGGTCTACACGGTGGGCGATCTGGCCGGGGACGAGAAAGAGGGCGAAGCGCTCGCCAAGGTCGTGCGGGCGACCGTCGAGCCGAAGTCCTGGGGGACGGACGCCGGGGTCGAGTACCTGCCGGGCCGCAAGGTGCTGGTGGTTCGCCAGACGGCGAAGGCGCACGACGAGGTCAACGAACTGCTGGTGCTGCTCCGCTCGCAGCAGAAGGCGCCGGCTGGGAGGTAG
- a CDS encoding TolB family protein encodes MNALLLSLALVPAADPDWKAAEGAHLKNIKQLTSDFVRAGEGYFSPDGTKVIFQAEEKDTGNPFYQIFVMDLKTGKTTRISPGNGRTTCGYFRPDGKKVIFASSHGDPETKKHQEAEIAQRVEDKKKGVRRRYSWDFDPHMKIYEANLDGSDLKCLTPDAKVYTAEGSYSADGKRIVFSSGNAQNVQLFIMNADGSNPKRLTDAPNCYNGGPFFSPNGKKVVFRADRKEKDRLQLYVINDDGTGEKALTNDDKWVFWAPYWFKDSKHIIYTGADHSNPLAPPNYDLWWMNIETGKKVRITYAPGQDVLPVFSPTYDKLMWTSSRDGRMPAQLYIADFTPPKDE; translated from the coding sequence ATGAACGCACTTCTGCTCTCGCTCGCCCTCGTCCCGGCCGCGGACCCCGACTGGAAGGCGGCCGAAGGCGCCCACCTGAAGAACATCAAACAGCTCACGAGCGATTTCGTCCGGGCCGGCGAGGGCTATTTTTCGCCGGACGGTACGAAGGTCATCTTCCAGGCCGAAGAAAAGGACACCGGCAACCCGTTCTACCAGATCTTCGTCATGGACCTGAAGACGGGCAAAACTACCCGCATCAGCCCGGGAAACGGGCGCACCACCTGCGGTTACTTCCGCCCGGACGGCAAGAAGGTCATCTTCGCCAGCAGCCACGGCGACCCCGAAACGAAGAAGCACCAGGAGGCCGAGATCGCGCAGCGCGTGGAGGACAAGAAGAAGGGCGTCCGCCGCCGGTACTCGTGGGACTTCGACCCGCACATGAAGATCTACGAGGCGAACCTGGACGGCAGCGACCTGAAGTGCCTGACGCCCGACGCGAAGGTGTACACGGCCGAGGGGAGCTACTCGGCGGACGGCAAGCGCATCGTGTTCAGCTCGGGCAACGCCCAGAACGTGCAACTGTTCATCATGAACGCGGACGGCTCGAACCCGAAGCGGCTGACCGACGCGCCGAACTGCTACAACGGCGGCCCGTTCTTCAGCCCGAACGGCAAGAAGGTCGTGTTCCGCGCCGACCGCAAGGAAAAGGACCGGCTCCAACTGTACGTCATCAACGACGACGGAACGGGCGAGAAGGCGCTCACGAACGACGACAAGTGGGTGTTCTGGGCGCCGTACTGGTTCAAGGACAGCAAGCACATCATCTACACGGGCGCGGACCACTCGAACCCGCTGGCGCCGCCGAACTACGACCTGTGGTGGATGAACATTGAAACGGGCAAGAAGGTGCGGATCACGTACGCGCCGGGTCAGGACGTGTTGCCGGTGTTCAGCCCGACCTACGACAAGCTGATGTGGACGAGTAGCCGCGACGGCCGGATGCCCGCTCAGCTCTACATCGCCGACTTCACCCCGCCGAAGGACGAGTGA